One Spinacia oleracea cultivar Varoflay chromosome 4, BTI_SOV_V1, whole genome shotgun sequence DNA segment encodes these proteins:
- the LOC110783309 gene encoding protein LATERAL ROOT PRIMORDIUM 1: MGMFVVAPATSFQHESSLMLDGPHHHHHHHHHGHGGGGGNNAATGLGVGMGVGVIPLFNAGPCLNVAGGGGGGGGGGEGGGGGGGNLDGHDSFMGRNRTGAMQLWQTQQQQMNNYPKKSINFDPNGLGSSFLHSPPPSSAVGCGGNLTCQDCGNQAKKDCSHRRCRTCCRSRGFDCSTHVKSTWVPAARRRERQMVGVVSGAAGTHGTGGGSVGGGGGGGGGASSGSTSGAKKPRLISSQNTATTSHTSTSNTPPRSFDTSSSHQDASFKESLPGQVRTPAVFKCVRVTAVEDGEDEFAYQAMVKIAGHVFKGFLYDQGVEPRDGFPNLSELHLGGGSGGGGGSSGGGGGGRNGGGASSSSPLLDPSDVYGAAASGTGGLLGGSTYGNNIN; encoded by the exons ATGGGGATGTTTGTTGTTGCTCCTGCAACTTCGTTTCAGCATGAGTCGTCGTTGATGTTGGATGGGCcgcaccaccatcaccaccaccatcatcatggacatggtggtggtggtgggaatAACGCCGCTACCGGGTTGGGAGTTGGGATGGGTGTCGGCGTTATTCCCCTCTTCAACGCTGGCCCTTGCCTTAACGTAGCTGGTGGAGGCGGCGGGGGTGGAGGTGGAGGAGagggtggcggtggtggtggtggtaatTTAGACGGACATGATTCTTTCATGGGCCGTAATCGGACGGGTGCAATGCAActttggcaaacccaacaacaacaaatgaaCAATTACCCGAAGAAAAGCATCAATTTCGACCCGAATGGACTCGGGTCAAGTTTCCTCCACTCACCGCCGCCGTCTTCTGCGGTGGGGTGCGGTGGAAATCTGACGTGTCAAGACTGTGGAAACCAAGCTAAAAAAGACTGCAGTCATCGGAGGTGTAGGACTTGTTGTAGGAGTAGGGGTTTTGACTGTTCTACACATGTCAAGAGCACGTGGGTTCCCGCTGCACGGAGGAGAGAAAGGCAGATGGTGGGTGTAGTTTCCGGCGCAGCGGGGACCCACGGCACTGGTGGTGGAAGTgtgggaggtggtggtggtggaggtggtggagCTTCTTCCGGGTCTACTTCTGGGGCGAAAAAGCCTCGTCTTATCTCCTCTCAAAACACCGCAACAACCTCCCACACTTCCACCTCAAACACCCCTCCTCGAAGCTTCGACACCAGCTCCAGCCACCAAG ATGCGAGCTTTAAGGAATCGTTGCCGGGGCAAGTGAGAACCCCCGCCGTGTTTAAGTGCGTAAGAGTGACGGCGGTGGAAGACGGCGAAGATGAGTTTGCATATCAAGCAATGGTGAAAATTGCTGGACATGTTTTCAAGGGCTTCTTATATGATCAAGGGGTTGAACCTAGAGATGGGTTTCCTAATTTATCCGAGTTACATTTAggtggtggtagtggtggtggtggaggaagcagtggtggtggtggtggaggaagAAATGGCGGTGGTGCGTCTTCTTCCTCGCCGCTTCTTGATCCATCTGATGTCTATGGAGCAGCAGCTTCTGGTACTGGTGGTTTGCTTGGAGGTTCAACTTATGGTAACAATATAAATTGA
- the LOC110783311 gene encoding uncharacterized protein → MTSLTAFVDEHLTADLINNNQGKMKEEESEEVERGEVSAVVIHDGVCAICLDDIELQETALVKGCEHVYCVNCILQWATYHENPKCPQCKNPFESLSVHRSLDGNLHDYMLEESVCLLVRASWFTPLVVEHQDDFYDELEDILYYQYQYQYEYEHLNDEDIEDDYFHNSPSLRIGNRRWGDNGYVRAGRLEARPVPRSNPQNTGASSSRQRKQKEVVEKDVDNVGSSSDSSKKKEVGKELVGRRAKRALKREAADKAAAAKHQQHLVRLGRSI, encoded by the exons ATGACTTCACTCACCGCCTTTGTCGACGAACACCTTACTGCCGATCTCATCAATAACAATCAG GGGAAAATGAAGGAGGAGGAGAGCGAAGAAGTTGAAAGGGGCGAAGTTAGTGCTGTGGTGATTCATGATGGTGTATGTGCCATTTGTTTGGATGATATTGAGCTTCAAGAAACTGCCCTTGTTAAAGGTTGCGAGCATGTTTACTG TGTGAACTGCATCCTGCAATGGGCGACATATCATGAGAATCCTAAATGCCCACAGTGCAAAAATCCATTTGAATCTCTTAGTGTTCATCGTTCACTCGATGGAAA CTTGCACGACTACATGCTTGAAGAAAGTGTATGCTTGCTTGTGAGAGCCTCATGGTTTACACCTTTGGTTGTCGAACATCAAGATGACTTTTATGACGAACTGGAGGATATTTTGTACTACCAATACCAGTATCAATATGAATATGAGCATCTCAATGATGAAGATATTGAGGATGATTACTTTCACAACTCACCAAGCCTCCGCATTGGCAACCGTAGGTGGGGCGATAATGGATACGTAAGGGCGGGTCGCCTAGAGGCCCGACCGGTCCCTAGGTCAAACCCGCAAAACACCGGTGCTAGTTCATCCCGTCAGAGGAAACAGAAAGAAGTGGTGGAGAAAGATGTGGATAATGTCGGGTCTTCTTCTGATTCGTCTAAGAAGAAAGAGGTTGGAAAAGAGCTGGTTGGGCGCCGTGCCAAGAGGGCACTGAAGCGCGAGGCTGCTGACAAGGCGGCTGCGGCGAAACATCAACAGCATTTGGTTAGGTTAGGTAGGAGTATTTGA
- the LOC110783312 gene encoding uncharacterized protein encodes MDQFESSSGKLEIFIHHARNIHNICIYDNQDVYSKFSLTYNPDEMVSTRVVLGGGKNPEFEEKLELSVKQIDSVLKCEIWMLSRVRNLLEDQLLGFSLVPIPLIINQGGKISCQNFSLSSTDLFHSPAGTVQLSLSLSENFSSVFSSANNLNSSISSEVVLLDPNDDYSSVQFPDISAVKEDQVMVAEYFNSNTRSFGSFLHLGSDLKAGFDYEMAGNSSEENDHEHEQEHENRDSGILSSTTSISDDQPETGEKQSEVDGETRNGGKINEIDDCTGESSGYGNPGRVFSGQGEVEQSAMQQQIVDMYMKSMQQFTESLANMKLPMDLDPGPGTGTGTGNEGPGNVIRVMERGNDLDVENKKKDGSRVFYGSRAFF; translated from the coding sequence ATGGATCAATTCGAATCATCATCAGGAAAGCTAGAAATCTTCATCCACCATGCTAGAAACATACACAACATATGCATCTATGATAACCAAGATGTTTACTCAAAATTCTCACTTACCTACAACCCGGATGAAATGGTTTCGACCCGGGTTGTTTTAGGAGGAGGTAAGAACCCGGAATTCGAGGAGAAGTTAGAGTTGTCTGTTAAGCAAATCGATTCAGTCCTCAAATGTGAGATTTGGATGTTGAGTAGGGTAAGAAACCTGTTGGAAGATCAACTTTTAGGGTTCTCTTTGGTACCGATTCCTTTGATTATTAACCAAGGTGGGAAAATAAGTTGTCAGAATTTCAGTCTTTCTTCAACCGATCTCTTTCATTCCCCTGCTGGAACTGTTCAGTTAAGTCTTTCATTATCAGAGAATTTCTCCTCTGTTTTTTCATCTGCGAATAACCTTAATTCGTCTATTTCTTCTGAAGTGGTTCTACTTGACCCGAATGATGATTATTCTAGTGTTCAGTTTCCTGATATAAGTGCAGTGAAAGAAGATCAGGTTATGGTTGCTGAGTATTTCAATTCGAATACCCGTTCTTTTGGGTCGTTTTTACATCTCGGGTCGGATTTAAAAGCCGGGTTTGATTACGAAATGGCCGGAAATTCttcggaagagaacgatcacgaacacgaacaagaacacgAGAATCGGGATTCCGGGATTTTGAGCTCTACAACAAGTATAAGTGATGATCAACCTGAAACAGGGGAGAAACAGAGTGAGGTAGATGGTGAGACTAGAAATGGGGGGAAAATCAATGAAATAGATGATTGTACGGGTGAAAGTTCGGGTTATGGGAACCCGGGCCGGGTTTTTTCGGGTCAGGGAGAGGTGGAGCAGTCAGCAATGCAGCAGCAGATTGTGGATATGTATATGAAGAGTATGCAGCAATTTACAGAGTCTTTGGCAAATATGAAGCTGCCCATGGATCTTGATCCGGGCCCCGGTACGGGTACGGGTACGGGTAATGAAGGTCCAGGGAATGTGATCCGGGTTATGGAAAGGGGAAATGATTTGGATGTTGAAAACAAGAAGAAAGATGGTTCAAGAGTGTTTTATGGTAGCCgggcttttttttga
- the LOC110783310 gene encoding uncharacterized protein translates to MGAEATPAAEISPEMVEQAEALLEAARYDDLEDLKGLASGGVSLDAKDSQGRTALHMAAANGNHGIVEYLISKGVDLNALNDEKNTPLHWACLNGHIEVVKTLILAGANVSTLNSHERTPIDEALSKGKMDMLDAINAAVAQLELAGANVS, encoded by the exons ATGGGCGCCGAAGCTACTCCGGCGGCTGAGATTTCACCGGAGATGGTGGAGCAAGCTGAGGCCTTACTTGAG GCTGCTAGATACGATGATCTTGAGGATCTAAAAGGGCTAGCATCTGGTGGAGTCTCTCTTGATGCTAAAGATTCTCAAGGGCGAACAG CTCTTCATATGGCAGCGGCCAATGGTAACCATGGCATTGTCGAATACCTCATAAGTAAAGGTGTG GATCTAAATGCTTTGAACGATGAGAAGAACACACCTCTTCATTGGGCTTGTTTGAATGGCCATATCGAG GTGGTTAAAACTTTGATTTTGGCTGGAGCAAATGTCTCAACCCTCAACAG CCACGAGAGGACACCGATAGACGAGGCACTGAGTAAAGGGAAGATGGACATGTTGGACGCGATCAATGCAGCCGTTGCTCAATTAGAGCTTGCTGGAGCAAACGTCTCGTGA